A genome region from Anaerobacillus alkaliphilus includes the following:
- a CDS encoding aminoglycoside phosphotransferase family protein: MRTIKPILIDEIPTEIQNFLGTINSVQYPRQGHTSDVCILKSEDRHAVLKRTKGKQFCEWLRKEVEVLEILAQTDLFVPKVYMLKDEGEEVWALLELLEGETLRSYFAREENLKNKYSVISQFGQALANLHATPCPKPLQKGDWLDEMLRQAQYNLENYQVEGTMKQLQFLMENKPKQIEQSLIHGDFTIDNVLVKDGVIAGIIDWSGGAFGDPRYDLALAIRPKPSIFEDEKEIAIFFDGYGKKMINDAEYTYFEEGLYAFF, encoded by the coding sequence GTGAGGACGATAAAACCAATTCTCATTGATGAGATACCAACAGAGATCCAAAACTTCCTTGGAACGATTAACAGCGTTCAGTATCCTAGACAGGGACATACATCGGATGTTTGCATCCTAAAATCCGAAGATCGTCATGCTGTTTTAAAGCGAACAAAGGGTAAACAGTTTTGTGAATGGTTACGAAAGGAAGTAGAGGTTTTAGAAATTTTAGCGCAAACAGATCTTTTTGTTCCGAAGGTTTACATGCTGAAAGATGAGGGAGAAGAAGTATGGGCATTGCTTGAACTCCTTGAAGGTGAAACATTAAGAAGTTATTTTGCTAGAGAAGAGAACTTAAAGAATAAATACTCAGTCATTTCTCAGTTTGGACAAGCCCTTGCTAACCTACACGCAACACCATGCCCAAAACCTTTGCAAAAGGGCGATTGGCTTGACGAGATGTTAAGGCAAGCACAGTACAATCTAGAAAACTATCAAGTAGAGGGTACGATGAAGCAATTACAATTCTTAATGGAAAATAAACCAAAGCAAATAGAACAATCGCTTATTCATGGCGATTTCACGATTGATAATGTTCTTGTAAAAGATGGTGTAATTGCCGGAATTATCGATTGGAGTGGTGGTGCATTTGGAGATCCAAGATATGATCTTGCGTTAGCCATACGTCCAAAGCCTTCGATATTTGAAGACGAGAAAGAAATTGCAATATTCTTTGATGGGTACGGCAAAAAGATGATAAACGATGCAGAGTACACCTATTTTGAAGAAGGGTTGTATGCATTTTTTTAG
- a CDS encoding molybdopterin oxidoreductase family protein → MIDYRNEKSGVFPSVCSLDCPDQCGLLVHKEDGKIVKIEGDPNHPVTQGNICNKVRHMTHRLYDPKRLEFPMKRVGAKGEGKFERISWEEAIKTIHARWTDLIATEGPESILPYSFYGNMGKLNSEGLDRRFFHRLGASLLDRAICSAAGSTGYRYTMGGSFGTDPEETIDTKLFIFWGVNAVSTNMHQVAIAQKARKKGAKIVVIDVHKNQTGRLADWFIPILPGTDSALALGLMHVLFAENLVNESFLETYTVGHAELREHVKQYDPDTVSTITGVPVEDIYELARMYGTTSPAFIRIGNGMQHHDNGGMIVRTVACLPALTGQWLVHGGGAIKGNGGFLAHNSSQLERPDLLENKQTRVINMNLIGKALLELEKPVRSMFVYNCNPALVTPEANKVREGLLREDLFLVVHDLFLTETAMYADIVLPATSSFENLDFFASYWHHYMQIQEPVIEAYGESKSNTDVFRMLAREFGFEEECLFDSDEELVKQALDFPESTWLEGITYDSLKENKYVKANRKSLMEEKLKTPSGKIELYSQALEKIGLPGLPTYTPLVKDNDHPFLFIPAPNHNFLNSTFSNNEKHISLEKVARIHINQSDALELGIEDGEKVKVWNERGECELVASVGDNVLQGVLVSQGLWADLPGTKNLVNALTPDRVADMGGGATFFSGRVSISKIA, encoded by the coding sequence ATGATTGATTATCGAAATGAGAAAAGTGGCGTATTTCCATCGGTATGCTCATTAGACTGTCCAGATCAATGTGGCTTACTAGTCCACAAAGAAGACGGGAAAATTGTGAAAATTGAAGGCGATCCAAACCACCCTGTCACACAAGGGAATATTTGTAATAAAGTTCGTCATATGACGCATCGTCTTTATGATCCGAAGCGACTTGAGTTTCCTATGAAAAGAGTGGGCGCAAAAGGCGAAGGGAAGTTTGAACGTATTAGCTGGGAAGAAGCAATTAAGACGATCCATGCTCGTTGGACAGACTTGATTGCGACAGAAGGTCCGGAGTCGATCCTCCCGTACAGCTTTTATGGAAACATGGGGAAATTAAATTCGGAAGGTTTGGATCGTCGCTTCTTTCATCGCTTAGGAGCTAGCTTACTCGATCGCGCAATTTGTTCAGCTGCGGGATCAACGGGGTATCGTTATACGATGGGCGGTAGCTTTGGAACAGACCCAGAGGAAACAATTGATACAAAACTATTTATTTTCTGGGGCGTTAATGCAGTTAGTACGAATATGCATCAAGTGGCGATTGCTCAGAAAGCGAGAAAAAAAGGCGCAAAGATTGTTGTGATTGATGTGCACAAAAATCAAACAGGCCGGTTAGCTGATTGGTTTATTCCAATTTTACCTGGGACTGATAGTGCATTGGCTTTAGGTCTTATGCATGTCTTATTTGCTGAAAACCTGGTCAATGAAAGTTTCCTAGAAACGTATACAGTTGGTCACGCTGAACTGCGAGAGCACGTAAAACAGTATGATCCTGACACGGTTTCTACTATTACTGGTGTTCCAGTTGAGGATATTTACGAGTTAGCAAGAATGTATGGGACGACGTCACCAGCTTTTATTCGTATCGGTAACGGCATGCAGCACCATGACAACGGGGGAATGATTGTCCGTACTGTTGCTTGCTTACCAGCTTTAACAGGTCAATGGCTTGTTCATGGGGGAGGAGCGATTAAGGGGAATGGTGGATTTTTGGCTCATAACAGTAGTCAACTAGAGAGACCTGATTTATTAGAAAATAAGCAAACACGTGTCATTAACATGAACTTAATTGGAAAAGCATTGCTAGAATTAGAAAAGCCGGTTCGTTCAATGTTTGTCTATAATTGCAATCCAGCGCTTGTGACACCAGAGGCTAATAAAGTACGAGAAGGATTACTACGTGAAGATTTATTTCTTGTCGTACATGATCTATTTTTAACGGAAACAGCGATGTACGCTGACATTGTTTTACCTGCAACGTCGTCTTTTGAAAATCTCGATTTCTTTGCGTCCTACTGGCATCATTACATGCAAATTCAAGAGCCTGTGATTGAGGCTTATGGGGAAAGTAAAAGTAATACAGACGTATTTCGTATGCTTGCCAGAGAATTCGGATTTGAAGAAGAATGCTTATTTGATAGTGACGAAGAGTTAGTGAAACAAGCACTCGATTTTCCTGAAAGTACTTGGTTAGAGGGAATCACCTACGACTCTCTGAAAGAGAACAAATATGTGAAGGCAAATAGGAAATCACTGATGGAAGAGAAGTTGAAGACACCAAGTGGAAAAATTGAGCTTTATTCACAAGCGTTAGAGAAAATAGGTCTACCAGGGCTTCCAACGTATACCCCATTAGTAAAAGACAATGATCATCCATTTTTATTTATTCCGGCACCAAACCATAATTTCTTAAATTCTACCTTCTCTAATAATGAAAAGCATATTTCGTTAGAAAAAGTAGCTCGTATCCATATTAACCAATCCGATGCCCTTGAATTGGGAATTGAGGACGGCGAAAAGGTGAAGGTTTGGAATGAACGAGGTGAGTGTGAGTTAGTTGCTTCTGTTGGAGACAATGTGCTTCAAGGAGTGCTCGTTTCTCAAGGTTTATGGGCAGACTTACCAGGAACAAAAAATCTGGTTAATGCCTTAACCCCAGACCGAGTCGCAGATATGGGTGGCGGTGCAACGTTTTTCTCTGGACGTGTAAGCATTAGCAAAATAGCATAA
- a CDS encoding MAP7 domain-containing protein, translating into MRHENRKTIFKEELEKLHEHQYLDQTDYEKVAGAYDQYFASLVEQEEAEEVRLAELRQKRQEEAKRIEEERREQLRLKKEAKKLSPEQVRERNISLSLIAGVILLLLGGMVLATSSWEKMNHLMKVLSIGGVSLLFFGISYVSNRYLKIEKTSFAFLTLASLLIPVTFVGIGYFQLFGEWLSLYGEGKYILGLLATAVCLPLYTWIANQNKNRLFVWLSFATLTVFTGFFLAAVQVPIDLFYLGIIIYNGLLLVGYHYLKTSRKYDVFVRELPVFSQLNLIISTLLMLAFFQSYLLYSVNILLTAVMYMAIVFVYNKKEFHYVFTLLFVYGMYQLLEHSFLQPLNYLGFALIGIVYLVLEDRVPDGFLKKVFRFTSGIVSGLAFLYISFEGLVLRADEKSIVLLIAYLVISVNYIYLAHITNRRIFQYLAPIFLVATGYQSWNVLSPLLNVDLFETYMFVVAVALFLFLYVKNRFAYLQSIQHSSLYVALATMLVTLLLSAGKEDYLQLAVLLVVFGFVLLVVNTTHSNKDFKELAAWGVPISWLFGIHVFYHVFGIGDHFYFYEVGVMGHLALASLLLLGIGFIMKKILFMPTFTIAVIGYTLALLGSIAADMMPLLRSAFYLIGIALYVVVVTQSKNKQFWTFVAIGIAAFLLTLIEPFKLFQNYTSFVVWLLFIPVVLLVIYEFVGRKIADLKPYFFWTAHGLLVVFGVLSLGLVLLTDFHPVGMLLPILAYGYSIFQHQSKREWMSNAFLYAALSSLSLNVLIWISYYQLNIGIEQSLTISLVLVAVIWAMCRNDWKERVDIFLFALGFITLLSLVAVDRYDLVNLTATVLTSAFMIYLLFKRKWDIGSIVPLLLTSVYVIEYFWLLEKPMRMMAVVVSILLLHGLGTVLYKSLFKKVAENKYQIDWFTFMTPLFLFQLTLDIFYNDPLWLKLIAPVILVYLLFMQIRRVPGSVGRNVVITITAFSGLIPYYLIVDHFDVPSIIEAELIALPFIALTIFLSKKAWAGHGKTMNTIQAVVLVLVTLFILGDALESNTIYDAIIVGGLALVSIIAGMHYRIKSYFFVGIAVLLINVFLQTKPFWGNLPWWMYLIIGGATLIGFASFYEWQKQRPKKEGKTLLQEKKEKFLQSFKDWK; encoded by the coding sequence ATGAGACATGAAAATCGAAAAACGATTTTTAAAGAAGAGCTCGAAAAGCTTCATGAGCATCAGTATCTTGATCAAACCGATTATGAAAAAGTTGCAGGGGCATATGATCAATATTTTGCTTCATTAGTAGAGCAAGAAGAAGCGGAGGAAGTTAGGTTAGCTGAGCTTCGTCAAAAGCGACAAGAAGAAGCTAAAAGAATTGAAGAAGAGCGAAGAGAACAGCTAAGACTGAAAAAAGAAGCGAAGAAACTATCGCCTGAGCAAGTACGTGAACGAAACATTAGCTTGTCGTTAATAGCTGGGGTAATTCTGCTTTTACTTGGTGGAATGGTTCTCGCAACAAGTAGTTGGGAAAAAATGAACCATTTGATGAAAGTATTATCTATTGGTGGCGTTTCTTTATTATTTTTTGGAATTAGTTATGTTTCAAACAGGTACTTAAAAATCGAGAAAACTTCGTTTGCCTTTTTAACTTTGGCTAGTTTATTAATTCCAGTGACCTTTGTGGGAATCGGATATTTCCAACTGTTTGGGGAATGGCTCTCACTTTATGGTGAAGGAAAGTACATTTTAGGCTTGTTAGCTACTGCTGTTTGTTTACCGTTGTATACATGGATTGCAAACCAAAACAAAAATCGCTTGTTTGTTTGGCTATCCTTTGCAACATTAACAGTATTTACAGGGTTTTTCCTAGCAGCAGTTCAAGTTCCGATTGATTTATTTTACCTAGGAATCATTATTTATAATGGGTTATTACTTGTAGGCTATCATTATCTGAAGACTAGTAGAAAATATGATGTGTTTGTTCGTGAATTACCAGTATTTTCACAGCTGAATTTAATTATTAGCACTTTATTAATGCTGGCATTTTTCCAAAGCTACTTACTTTATAGTGTTAACATTCTTCTTACGGCCGTTATGTACATGGCGATTGTCTTTGTTTATAACAAAAAAGAGTTTCATTATGTGTTTACACTATTGTTTGTCTATGGAATGTACCAGTTGTTAGAGCATTCATTCTTACAACCACTAAATTATCTTGGATTTGCCTTGATTGGGATTGTCTATCTTGTATTAGAAGACCGAGTGCCTGACGGGTTTTTAAAGAAAGTATTTAGATTTACTAGTGGGATTGTCTCAGGATTAGCGTTTCTTTATATTAGCTTTGAAGGACTTGTGCTTCGGGCTGATGAAAAATCAATTGTATTATTGATCGCTTACCTTGTCATATCAGTAAATTATATTTATTTGGCACATATTACGAACCGTAGAATATTTCAGTATTTAGCTCCTATATTTTTAGTTGCAACAGGCTATCAATCTTGGAATGTATTATCGCCGTTACTAAACGTTGATTTGTTTGAAACCTATATGTTTGTTGTTGCTGTTGCATTATTTCTGTTTCTTTATGTGAAAAATCGATTTGCGTACTTGCAATCCATTCAACATTCTAGTTTATATGTTGCACTAGCGACTATGCTTGTCACTTTGCTACTCTCAGCAGGCAAAGAAGACTATTTACAATTAGCTGTCTTGTTAGTGGTATTTGGCTTTGTGTTACTAGTCGTTAACACGACCCACTCGAATAAAGATTTTAAGGAGCTAGCAGCTTGGGGAGTGCCGATTTCCTGGTTGTTTGGAATACATGTTTTCTATCATGTTTTTGGTATTGGAGATCATTTCTACTTCTATGAAGTTGGTGTGATGGGTCACCTTGCCCTCGCTTCACTCTTACTCTTGGGTATTGGTTTTATAATGAAGAAGATATTATTTATGCCTACCTTTACGATAGCGGTTATTGGATATACCTTGGCGTTATTGGGGTCAATTGCAGCAGATATGATGCCTTTACTCCGTTCAGCTTTTTATTTGATCGGGATAGCCTTATATGTAGTAGTCGTTACTCAGTCGAAAAATAAACAATTTTGGACATTTGTTGCCATAGGAATAGCTGCATTTTTGCTAACGTTAATTGAACCATTTAAATTATTTCAGAATTATACTAGTTTCGTTGTTTGGTTATTGTTCATTCCGGTTGTGCTTTTAGTAATTTATGAGTTTGTTGGAAGAAAAATAGCTGATTTAAAACCTTATTTCTTTTGGACGGCACATGGCTTGTTAGTTGTTTTCGGAGTTTTATCATTAGGTTTGGTATTGCTTACGGACTTTCATCCGGTAGGAATGCTACTGCCGATCCTTGCCTATGGATATAGTATTTTTCAGCACCAGTCTAAGAGAGAGTGGATGAGTAACGCATTTTTATATGCTGCGCTAAGCTCACTTTCTTTGAATGTACTCATTTGGATCAGTTATTATCAGTTGAACATTGGAATTGAACAGAGTCTTACCATTTCACTAGTGTTAGTGGCGGTAATCTGGGCGATGTGTCGTAATGATTGGAAAGAGCGAGTGGATATATTCCTCTTTGCACTCGGCTTTATCACATTGTTAAGCTTGGTCGCTGTTGATCGTTATGATCTAGTAAACCTAACGGCTACAGTGCTTACATCAGCATTTATGATCTATTTACTCTTTAAACGAAAGTGGGATATTGGGTCTATTGTTCCACTACTCTTAACGAGTGTTTATGTGATAGAGTATTTCTGGTTATTAGAGAAGCCTATGCGAATGATGGCAGTGGTAGTGTCAATTCTGCTCCTACATGGACTGGGAACGGTACTTTACAAGTCGTTGTTCAAAAAAGTTGCCGAAAACAAGTATCAAATTGATTGGTTTACGTTTATGACTCCATTGTTTCTGTTTCAGTTAACTCTTGATATTTTTTATAACGATCCACTATGGTTGAAGCTCATTGCTCCAGTTATCCTAGTGTACCTACTGTTTATGCAAATTCGTCGAGTACCAGGAAGTGTTGGAAGAAATGTTGTCATTACGATTACAGCTTTTTCAGGATTAATACCTTATTACCTGATTGTTGATCATTTTGATGTTCCTTCAATTATTGAGGCGGAACTAATCGCTTTACCATTTATTGCACTAACCATCTTTTTAAGTAAAAAGGCTTGGGCTGGGCATGGGAAAACAATGAACACCATTCAAGCCGTTGTTCTTGTATTGGTGACATTATTTATTCTGGGTGATGCGCTTGAAAGTAATACGATATATGACGCCATTATCGTTGGTGGGTTAGCATTAGTTTCAATTATTGCAGGAATGCATTACCGAATTAAATCTTATTTCTTTGTAGGAATTGCCGTCTTATTGATAAATGTCTTTTTACAGACGAAACCATTCTGGGGGAACCTCCCTTGGTGGATGTATTTGATTATTGGCGGCGCGACTCTGATTGGTTTTGCTTCGTTTTATGAGTGGCAAAAGCAACGACCGAAAAAAGAAGGAAAAACGTTATTACAGGAAAAGAAAGAAAAGTTCCTTCAGTCCTTTAAAGATTGGAAATAA
- a CDS encoding GNAT family N-acetyltransferase, giving the protein MDIRLLVQKDAEAYKRLRLEALQTDQEAFAATYEEEVDNPVELYEERFRSEYSFHYGAFINGELVGVVSLVQETKLKFKHRANIYAMYVSPSVRGQGVGKQLLTQAITKAEELEDVEQLYLAVVTENTSARHLYQSLGFEVFANDRHAMKIGNTYLDEVHMVKFL; this is encoded by the coding sequence ATGGATATTAGATTATTAGTTCAAAAGGACGCAGAAGCGTATAAAAGGTTAAGGCTAGAGGCACTTCAAACAGACCAAGAAGCTTTCGCAGCCACATATGAAGAAGAAGTAGACAACCCTGTGGAACTATACGAAGAAAGATTTCGTTCTGAATATTCATTTCATTATGGGGCTTTTATAAACGGTGAGCTTGTTGGTGTTGTCTCCCTAGTTCAGGAAACAAAGCTTAAGTTTAAACATCGGGCAAATATCTATGCCATGTATGTATCACCGTCTGTGCGAGGGCAGGGAGTAGGTAAGCAATTATTGACTCAAGCAATCACAAAAGCAGAAGAATTAGAAGATGTCGAACAGTTGTACTTAGCCGTCGTTACGGAAAATACCTCGGCAAGACATCTATATCAGTCTCTAGGATTTGAAGTGTTTGCGAATGATCGTCATGCTATGAAAATTGGCAATACCTATCTGGATGAAGTGCATATGGTGAAATTCTTGTAA
- a CDS encoding ATP-binding protein has protein sequence MLANIYTFIVTQTNDSHSIQEDTIRQQSKLIINELAADLADQVRNPMQTVKGFMQFLLDEPKFHQYKQVILTEFEKMEDSLHSFLLTTKPAYPRKEKLSLANLLVETTTSLKEDADKNKVTISLIIDALPELKADKIQMKRVFSNFIMNGIDASKDVNGQVKVHCYTASVNKICIAISDNGKGIPLNELNKVGKPLYTSKDEGYGLGISIASDMIKAHQGELFIETHSSGTTIFIYLPLEHK, from the coding sequence ATGCTTGCCAACATTTATACATTCATCGTTACTCAAACGAACGACTCACACTCAATACAAGAAGATACAATAAGGCAGCAATCAAAACTTATTATCAATGAACTAGCTGCTGACTTAGCCGACCAAGTTCGAAATCCTATGCAAACGGTCAAAGGCTTTATGCAATTTCTACTTGATGAACCAAAGTTTCATCAATATAAACAAGTAATCCTAACAGAATTCGAAAAGATGGAAGATAGTTTACATTCATTTTTACTAACGACAAAGCCTGCATACCCTCGAAAAGAAAAGCTATCATTAGCTAATCTATTAGTAGAAACGACTACTTCTCTAAAAGAGGATGCTGACAAAAATAAGGTTACTATTTCCTTAATAATAGATGCCTTACCTGAACTTAAAGCGGACAAGATCCAGATGAAGCGGGTATTTTCTAACTTTATCATGAATGGGATAGATGCATCTAAAGATGTGAATGGACAAGTGAAAGTCCACTGTTATACCGCTTCAGTAAACAAGATTTGTATTGCCATCTCAGATAATGGCAAAGGTATACCTTTAAACGAATTAAACAAAGTCGGAAAGCCATTATATACGTCAAAAGATGAAGGTTACGGCCTAGGGATTTCAATTGCCTCAGATATGATCAAGGCACATCAAGGCGAACTCTTCATTGAAACACATTCTTCAGGTACAACGATTTTTATTTATTTACCACTGGAACACAAGTAA
- a CDS encoding VOC family protein, producing the protein MNFTLKTIDHIQLAAPKGSEDQARRFFRDILGMVEVEKPEELKKRGGVWFAFGNTQVHIGIEEPFIAAKKAHPAFQVENIEALKAHLDASGVEVIVDDNLPGANRIYIADPFGNRIEILEWI; encoded by the coding sequence ATGAATTTTACACTGAAAACAATTGATCACATCCAATTGGCAGCACCAAAGGGATCGGAAGACCAAGCGAGAAGGTTCTTTAGAGATATTCTTGGGATGGTAGAAGTAGAAAAACCAGAAGAACTTAAAAAGCGTGGTGGAGTTTGGTTTGCTTTTGGTAATACTCAAGTTCATATCGGAATTGAAGAACCGTTTATAGCGGCGAAAAAAGCACATCCTGCGTTTCAAGTAGAGAATATTGAAGCACTTAAGGCACATTTAGATGCTTCTGGTGTTGAAGTTATTGTGGATGACAACTTACCAGGTGCAAATCGAATATACATAGCAGATCCGTTTGGAAACCGAATTGAGATTTTAGAATGGATTTAA
- a CDS encoding DUF3267 domain-containing protein produces the protein MNTNLLEETYQQIDETMEPDRVNSIVTVWSLLVLVVLAFAYWLIWGFGNISSLFFIKVGLSSVGFIFVHELLHAFGYMLFGNASRKDIKFGVIWSQLMPYAHCKVPMKLKGYRIAVLLPLIVLGVFPTIYAFMTGSGYWAAIGIFMILGALGDVLIYWITRKYSGEEYVQDHPEKIGCIVYTPKGEQQ, from the coding sequence ATGAATACGAACTTGTTAGAAGAAACGTATCAGCAGATCGATGAAACGATGGAGCCTGATAGAGTAAATTCAATTGTTACTGTATGGTCGCTTTTAGTGTTGGTTGTTTTGGCCTTTGCCTACTGGTTAATCTGGGGGTTTGGTAATATTAGCTCCCTATTTTTTATCAAGGTTGGGTTATCGAGTGTCGGATTTATTTTTGTTCATGAATTGCTCCATGCCTTTGGGTACATGTTGTTCGGAAATGCTTCAAGGAAAGATATTAAATTCGGGGTTATTTGGAGTCAACTCATGCCTTACGCACATTGTAAAGTTCCGATGAAATTGAAGGGATACCGGATAGCTGTTTTGCTACCGTTAATCGTTTTAGGGGTTTTTCCAACGATCTATGCATTTATGACTGGAAGTGGTTACTGGGCTGCTATTGGAATTTTTATGATTTTAGGTGCTTTAGGTGATGTCCTGATTTATTGGATCACTCGAAAGTACTCAGGAGAAGAATACGTTCAAGATCACCCTGAAAAAATTGGTTGTATTGTTTATACGCCAAAGGGGGAGCAACAGTGA
- a CDS encoding GNAT family N-acetyltransferase: MTKKYLESERIYLRPFKKEDFQTIHDALLNPEFRKLTGTQTYLSMEKIENAYESFKNDRSRLDFVIALKETDEAIGDLALNELDHLNNNGNVRIALYKEEHYGKGLGPEALNLVLEYGFEVLNLYRIGLNVYEYNARAIKSYEKLGFVKEGVLRSELLFNGTYYDNYMMSVLRHEYNNIRK, encoded by the coding sequence ATGACAAAGAAATATTTAGAAAGTGAACGAATCTACTTACGCCCATTTAAGAAAGAAGATTTTCAAACTATTCATGATGCCTTACTTAATCCAGAGTTTCGTAAGTTGACAGGAACGCAAACGTATTTATCGATGGAAAAAATCGAAAATGCGTATGAAAGTTTTAAAAATGATCGTTCCCGCTTGGATTTTGTGATCGCTTTAAAAGAGACAGATGAAGCAATTGGTGACTTAGCTCTAAATGAACTAGATCATCTAAACAATAATGGTAATGTTCGAATTGCTCTTTATAAGGAAGAGCATTATGGGAAAGGTCTTGGTCCCGAAGCACTTAATTTAGTACTAGAATATGGATTTGAGGTTCTCAATTTATACCGAATTGGTCTCAATGTCTACGAATATAACGCACGCGCGATCAAATCCTACGAAAAGTTAGGATTTGTCAAAGAAGGCGTTTTGCGTAGCGAGTTATTATTTAATGGGACATACTATGATAATTACATGATGAGTGTATTACGTCATGAATACAACAATATAAGAAAGTAA